The genomic region TCTATTGTATCGTAGTTCACAGAATATCGACCAATTCTGTCTAGATTTCCACAAATATTTTCAACTATTTTACTATTAAACTAAAGAATCAAAGGGGGCAGGAGTGAGGTGATTAATTTTGTAGATAATCCGTTAAACAATAACAGGGTAGGTGGCTTCCATCAAGGCACAATATTATAGATATAAAGAACATACACCATAGACCTTATTGATCAATTAATTAAACGGCTTAGACAAACatcattctttattcattatatcATTTCCATCAGCCGTAATAGAAAGCACGATTATGTCATGCTTTTTGCAAGTATCTTGAACTAAGATGAATTGATTTTGTCAATAACCTGTGAACTACAATAACTAGAAGATAGTTTCCATCAAATTATCATAGCCAATGATGATCGATTCATCAAAAGGCTTCAACAAACATATTAGTTATTCATTCTACCATTTCCATCAGCCGTAAAATGGAAAACGCAATTGTCTGGCTTTTCACAAATAACTTCAACTACATAATGCTCTACCATTTAAACAAACCtataataaatattcaattcaaTGTGATACGAAAAAACATAATTCAATAAACAAAGTGATTGAATATGTTAAGGGACATACTTCCATTATAGTGGTGAACTCCAACCTTGCACAACATGGCATAATATTCAATCTCTGACTTCCTAAGAGGAGGGCAGTTGTTGGCAATTATAATCAACTTAccttcaaaaaattaaaatagaattacAATCTTCCAATTCTAAAAGATCAATGAACACTAGATTACGCATAGGTGACGAGAAGAAATCCAATATCAAACTAAATCAACCAAAAAACACTAGTGTtgagcaaataaaagaaaaccaaaaggcAATCTGAACCATGGTATTTGGTGTAGTTCCGGTTCACAAGTTAAAAAACCATAATTATCCAACAGTTCAGTTTTCCCAACCCGACCCGAGCTAAACCTTTATGCCCCTAAAAAACACCAATGCCCTTGTCCTAATTAAGCACTACTTTAACCAAAACCAGAAGGAAATTCATTCTGCTTCAATTCACTATCAAAACCAatagaattttaaaaaatcacatcATTTTTTATCTGAACTAAAAGTGCCAAgaatattcaaatcaacaatcAGGTAGCTAAACAACTTAGCAATAAAAAGACAAATaagcatatttaaaaaaaaaataccttTGGAGTTTCTGAGAGATTTAAGAACAGTTTTGTAACCCAAAGTGTATTTACCACTCTTCATAACGAGAGCTAATCTGTTGTTAATGCTCTCATGGGTCTTCTTCTGCATTTttcatcaaatacccaaataaaaaacatgaacattaattaGCATACTTTTCAGAAAATTATAAAGAAATAAgcgtaaaaatttaaaatattaaaatgggaGAAAAAAAATTTACAGTCTTCTTGGCGGCCACCATTGTCGTCGGAGGGTGGGGACGGCTTCGGGATGGAGGCGGCGGGGGAGAAACAACAGCAGCTACAAATGGTTCACCAAAAGGCCAAAGCCGAGAAACCCTAAAATCTAACGAATATATAGATTATGAATCTAGGGTTCTTAGCGGCTTCCTTATTGGGTTTGGGTTTTGGGATTTTAGGGCCCATTAGAAGCAAATAGATCAGGCCGAACATTACTGATTAAAATCTAAACCCTAATTTCCGATTAAAatgaaaacattaatttttttttataaatctcaaaattatacattaacTTTAATTTGATGCAATTATACACGTAAAACTCTAATTGTAGTTCAAAtatatacttaaaattttaatttttatctaatcatacatatttaaagaaaaatacatcaatttatttttatattggataatgtaacgccccaattttcgggaatcctgtgaatgttggcataggtttaattatgttaatgggcctctagaaagcccaaacttaagatagaacccgataattttagttaatttttgttccataagaaaaagggggtgaaattatgaaatagaacctatgtgaaaatgtttgaaaatgctataagctaaattgaagtggccaaataaataagagtgcaaaataggaggatttgcatgacaaacctcccattttacatgaagtggccagtcatcatgttgttgtagacaaaatgtacacttgatatccataatttatggtacaaattgatacaaattgataaaaggttaggtaaatgttccatgataatgggttaggtaaatgtttcatgataagaatttcatgtcttttgtattaaagaattaaatgaatgaaatatgaagttttattaaaagaaaaaaggggtgaaaagaacaaagttttgtccatctttgttcatcatagctgaaagttagagaagagaaaggagaggagaaagctcttgagtattcggtcattaggaggaggaaaattgaaggtaagttcttggtaccttgcttctattttgaggttcatgagttcttcttgattctaccttaactcttgaagtatattttgatttttagttatgttgtgagcatttagtcatgaattaaaatgaaggaaatggttgttgtttcatgttcttttgatgaaaaatggaagataggtgaagttgagccaaacaaatgagcatgcatgtgtcttagatgttaaagggaaaaatcagctaacatgttgtgctttaaaatgatgaaatggagattatacttaagtaaaatcatagatatgtgatgattgattggtgatatacatgtttaaataacatgcatgcaagttatgtgtgaaagagtgaatttggtaataaatctgcttgggacagcagcagtaacgtgactttggaaaatcaccataaattgtgggagatgaattagaagctgaataaattatgtaattaaagcttgttgagtctagtttcaaatgaaataaacgagaacatattttgaattctgtagaatgagaaatttgattcgtaatgaagagtggtcagattagtcaaacagtgaaacatgcgaaactttgagaaaaatctggtattgattggccaaaccaaaaattctgaaaattttatggatagaagatatatgagtctattttcaaggaaaattaacggaacttgatttggagtttcgtagctccagttataaatgatttagtgactgttactcaggaagacagcttgcagtgaaattatgattatgtggtaaacattgacaaaaatttgttaatgagttacttattgttttcttataagcttactatgatctgtaggtgtggttggccgaatattgtaaggggttaatacgtagtttgtatttgaatagttagattaacgtgttagtaatccaattgtaggcggttcgtgtgtggatttcgtcagcatatcgtcgcaaacaggtgtgtaactaacaccttctttcttagtctagatcggcaaaagtcgaaaagccaaaatgccgaaaaccggtattttgtagatttgcgagtgtgcgaatgctcgtgaggtaaatcgattaatgtttttggtaagctgcaatgtttggactgcaaagtgcatgatttctgtgccctcgatatttttgggcttaatgggccaaaattggaatgatgggccaacgggcccaattcggtaagaaccctcggtagtgatttctgttagtacgtgaaaggtaggaatatgcatgaaaaaccctaaaatagataaattactgaaatatctttaaaagtgaaaaatttacgctttacccttaggagataaattaccaaatacccctaggttaaattgacctaaatgcatgtttgactattgttatttactgcatgccatgttgttattatcgatgcatgagaccgggatattgacggaggaagtctcgaaagtggcttgtcaacgatcttggaggctttgcctcaatttatcgttaactgAGCAGTTAAGGCAAGAATCgtgagtgttaatgggtgggttgagctattccccacatggagtgtatggctggtacggtggagtgtagtggttggtgggttgagtagtctccccaaatgggcttgcatatgtttcttgatgttgcatgtattttgaaatgggcctatgggccatattgttatctgaataagggctaaggcccgctttattgtaatctaaagggctcgcccaagaccatcaaggttctgaatgggcttaggcccaataggcttgagctgacttgggctttgaatgggttttccttacacaccgagtttccccaaactcatcccttttattttcatccacgcagaaatccccaaccatagtgggcttggagtcaagggaattcgagtggccacccgctcaaagtttgattttcttccgtgaactggacatccttttatttacgtttgaagttttgggtttttaaatgtaataaggccgcttaattatttttgatggttttaatatgtattactaagataggtaatacttattttaactgttgaaattggatagctttagggcgcattttcaaaaacaacagttgatttcaaaataacacgacaacaagcaaagcttccgcaatgaaagtattttccaaaattaatcacttttcctaaaaatgacttaatcaaatcaatttcctagaaatatccatgacgttaaggtgtggcaatggcggtatgcatgtctaggattggatccgaagggagcttggtacttaagcagtccgatggactcaccacctcttttccggtttcctacctggtgcacagcttccattcactttaacctataatgaaattatcttttaaaacactaagtaagtttttctagaccaataatataaaatgttttgaacgtttcgatgtggcatgccggatccggtcttaacgtctgggccgggtttagggtgttacagataaataaattatttatatatgcaacatataaaatataaaataatattatatcaataattgtattaataatttacaagaattggattaaatcaaaatttcatttataaaattgcataaaatcaaaaatcaTGTACACAATTGTACATTAAACTATAGTtcatgtatagttttgatatttatccTCTCTTTTttacatagttttcttttaaGATAAAATATTTGATACACTATGAATGAAGTTTTTAAACTCCACAACTAGGATTAGGGGGTAACAAATATCTTATAAGAGTatagtaaattattaaaaaaaattatagagaAAAAAAAGACACGTGTCGATTTTttaagtcttttttttttaactGCTTGTGGAATAAAAAAAGTACACTACCAGTATATTAGACCTGATCATGGGTCAAGCCACCTGGCCCGGCCTAAAGGTccgcccgaaatgtgggagggtttgggcaaaaatataggcccgaaaaatgggcttggataaAAAATAAGGCCTGTTTAAAAAATGGGCCAGGTCTTTTGCCCTAGGTCTGGCCTgacccgaattcactaaatgacaaaaaaaaaatctactttttttaatattattttcttgttgttttctctctattttgctaccattttattattatgttgttactattttgttgttattgtttggatattgtatagaacttattttattgttaattttgttattattttaaagacatttgttaattttgttattatgttaaagatatttgcttgttaagttgcatctatcttagtgttatttaagtatacatatttttaaaattttattttcaatttgttgggaaatatttattttgatttttagtatttttatgtattatatatattttaaaataatataaaaattaatatggatgGGCGGGTCGGGCCTGAATTTTAGCATTTTATTTGGGTCaggcttgggtaaaattttatgcTCATTTTTCGGCCATTGCCGGGCATAACAAACGGGCCTAAATTTTAGTTGAGCCCGGTCCGAtccgcccatgcacacctctacaaGATACCAAATACTAACTTTTTTTTTGAAAGCATGAATACATATGACTGTTTGAGATGATTACAgacaaaattattatattataaaatatttttatattttattatataaaataatttacatgttataaaagggttattatatatttatttataaaagggTATGGCAAAGTATGGACATAACTTAGTTATGTGTTTAtgctataaattataaaatatatatatacttatccattaaaaaaattattatagttttataattttttaaaaatatgaaaaaatcatattatttataagaaatgttaccaaagtttacaacaatttataaaatttatgttttataaagactatatattataaaatatatattttttcttagtTTGCATAATTCTTTCTCCAAATTAAGTTATataagtttttataattaaagCTATAAATTATTTGAACTATGAACTCAAAATATTATAAAGTTGATGTTAATTatgcaaataaaataaaagttttattaCACCATATTATAGGGTATGATACCATATAGGAGAATGGTACTAGATACAACCACCATAACCAGCTCGCAAAGTCCTGAATTTGAGATATTCATGAGTTCAAAATGTAGTTGAGAAGACATTTGTTATTCCaaagaaacatttatcatatTAACATCACGTTAGTATAGCATAAAAATCAAGGTTAGACCATACTAGCATGTTGCATATTTCATAACTTCAATCATAGGGACAATTGAGATAATCGATACTTCGTAGAGTACATGGAAGAATGAGAtgttaataattttaatgatgcAGGTTCAAATTCGGATGCTGATGACAATGAATTTAGTCAAGGACTAACATATGATAATAagcatatgttaaatattaaagaggGAATAACCCAAGAAATATGACCAAAACAATTAGGTCAAATTgcatatgatgtttatttttcttgctattttattagtaatcatatatatgatgatttgattttaattttgttacttgtttagaatttattttattatactaacatttttttatattaattaatatttttaaaaatataatcaaaTAATCTGTATAATTACAACTTGCACTTGTACTACCAAACATGACATGAGAATTACGATGTAATTACACTTTGTCAGCCAAGCACATCTAAAGAATTACAATTCTTTGTAACTACAAGAAACTGTTATTACTAGGGTAGTAATTATACTTTCATTCAATTATTTTATGCTGTCCAAACAAACTCTTAAACCAATTAAGGTGGTGCTTGAAAAGCCACCTAGTAATTGAATTTGAGTATAATTGCTTGTAATTATACAAAAGTAGTATGTTTGGATAACCAGTTTAATTGGTGAGTCCCATTGATTGAGTGTAATTGGAACACCCCAATTACACTTTCCACTTATTAGGAGCGAGGgctagaattaaattaattacatgGGTAATTACACCCAAAactaattttaacttttttatataagtttaagttataaaaattatactATTAGCATGAATACGTTTAAGTGTTTGGGTTACTTATAGccaaaaattattatattataaacccTATAAATgatatcataaa from Gossypium arboreum isolate Shixiya-1 chromosome 1, ASM2569848v2, whole genome shotgun sequence harbors:
- the LOC108461673 gene encoding 60S ribosomal protein L30-like, whose amino-acid sequence is MVAAKKTKKTHESINNRLALVMKSGKYTLGYKTVLKSLRNSKGKLIIIANNCPPLRKSEIEYYAMLCKVGVHHYNGNNVDLGTACGKYFRVCCLSIIDPGDSDIIKSMPGDH